The genomic region ATTACATCCGTACTTCATAAATATGGAATCACCAGGGGAATTACGCCTCAGAAACTCCGGATGATACTGGAGGATCTGGGGCCTACTTATATTAAAATCGGTCAGATTATGTCACTGCATTCAGACATTTTACCGAAAAGGTATTGTGATGAACTGATGTGTCTGCGTTCAGAAGTAACTCCGATGGAATTTCCGGAAGTAAAAGAAGTGATCGAACAGGCATATGGTTGTCCGTGGAATGAAATATTTGCATTTATTTCCGATACACCACTGGGATCGGCATCCATTGCACAGGTCCACAGAGCAGAACTGCTCAGCGGTGAACAGGTTGTTATCAAGGTTCAACGAACAGGCATTTATGAAATTATGGCAAGAGATATCGGACTCCTTCGGAAGGCAGTAAAACTGATGCCGCCGATCAGTCTGAAAGGAATGGCTGACTTCGACCAGGTACTGGATGAACTTTGGAATGTGACACGGGAAGAGATGAATTTTCTCACCGAAGCATCGAATATGGAAGAGTTTGCCAGACGGAATGCGGATGTTGTATATGTAAGAACACCGAAACTATATCAGGAATATACAACCATGCATGTGCTGGTCATGGAATACATCGAAGGGCCTGCGATCGATGATAAAGAGAAACTTCTGGCAGGCGGATACGATCTGGAAGAGATCGGGATCAAGCTGATCGATAATTATATCAAACAGGTGATGGAAGACGGTTTCTTCCATGCAGATCCCCACCCGGGAAATGTAAAGATCCAGGATGGCAAGATTGTATGGATCGATATGGGAATGATGGGAAGACTGACCGAACGGGATAAAGAACTGATCGGAAAAGCAATCCGCGGCATTGCAGGAAATGATATCGGCATGATCCAGGAAGCAGTCATGGCACTGGGTGAATTTAAAGAGAAACCAGATCAGAGCGTATTGTATGAAGATATCAGTGAATTGATGTCGAAGTATGGGTCCTTGGATATGGGAGAGATCGATGTTGCAGAAGTGATGATGGATCTTATGGAAGTGATGAAGGAAAATAAGATCCGTATGCCGCATGGTCTGACGATGCTGGCAAGAGGATTGACTAACATGGAAGGCGTGCTTGCAGACATTGCTCCACAGATTAATATGATCGAGATCGCATCCAGACATATTTCAGAGAGTATGTGGAAAGATCTGAATTGGAAAAAAGAATTAAAACATGCAGGAAAGAATCTTTACCGTTCGATGCATAAAGCAGTAGAAGTCCCGGGACTTGCAGCGGATGCACTGCATGGTCTGATGAAAGGTCAGACAAGAGTCAACCTGGATCTGCATGCATCCAACGATCTGGCACAGTTACTGAGGCGTCTGGTGCGGAATGTGGTAATGGGATTGTGGGTGATGGCATTGCTGATCAGTTCAAGCATTATCTGCACTACCAATATGAGCCCGAAGATCTGCGGAATCCCGGCAATTGGTGC from Dorea longicatena harbors:
- a CDS encoding ABC1 kinase family protein translates to MSKGESKEYRTRLKEITSVLHKYGITRGITPQKLRMILEDLGPTYIKIGQIMSLHSDILPKRYCDELMCLRSEVTPMEFPEVKEVIEQAYGCPWNEIFAFISDTPLGSASIAQVHRAELLSGEQVVIKVQRTGIYEIMARDIGLLRKAVKLMPPISLKGMADFDQVLDELWNVTREEMNFLTEASNMEEFARRNADVVYVRTPKLYQEYTTMHVLVMEYIEGPAIDDKEKLLAGGYDLEEIGIKLIDNYIKQVMEDGFFHADPHPGNVKIQDGKIVWIDMGMMGRLTERDKELIGKAIRGIAGNDIGMIQEAVMALGEFKEKPDQSVLYEDISELMSKYGSLDMGEIDVAEVMMDLMEVMKENKIRMPHGLTMLARGLTNMEGVLADIAPQINMIEIASRHISESMWKDLNWKKELKHAGKNLYRSMHKAVEVPGLAADALHGLMKGQTRVNLDLHASNDLAQLLRRLVRNVVMGLWVMALLISSSIICTTNMSPKICGIPAIGAIGYLFAFAIVMYVLIKHILSK